The Catenuloplanes niger genome includes a window with the following:
- a CDS encoding DUF4192 domain-containing protein: MPDSPVSFSLRTPSDVLGMIPYLLGFHPEDSLVVVLIGTDRQLLGTMRIDLAAPPSVAVERLKPVLDRHAGISVVVVGYGPLTAMGLTRTAAEVIAQTVPALGVHFVSVGHRFCLTPGCGCPAADGVLFDARDTAVAAQSTVAGLVALPSRDALIALAEPDPAAQAAVAAAIRDLPEIRPSKAVLRDMLDQAALDVRLSDEQVARLVVMLRDQRVREAVWLAATSDRVWQRDLWLDITRRVPDDHAAAPAFLAAWCAWLRGEDPLAHEAARRALAADPGAQMPKVIIASIQTGMPARDLIGVWPPATTGTTPVVPA, translated from the coding sequence GTGCCCGACTCTCCTGTTTCGTTCTCGCTGCGCACGCCGTCCGACGTGCTCGGCATGATCCCCTACCTGCTCGGTTTCCACCCCGAGGACAGCCTCGTCGTGGTCCTGATCGGCACCGACCGGCAGCTGCTCGGGACGATGCGCATCGATCTGGCCGCGCCGCCGTCCGTCGCGGTCGAGCGCCTGAAGCCGGTCCTCGACCGGCACGCGGGGATATCCGTGGTGGTGGTCGGGTACGGGCCGCTGACCGCCATGGGTCTCACCCGTACGGCGGCGGAGGTCATCGCGCAGACGGTCCCGGCCCTCGGGGTGCATTTCGTGTCGGTCGGTCACCGGTTCTGCCTGACGCCCGGCTGCGGCTGCCCGGCCGCCGACGGGGTGCTCTTCGATGCCCGGGATACCGCGGTGGCCGCGCAGTCGACGGTGGCCGGGCTGGTCGCGCTGCCCTCGCGGGACGCGCTGATCGCGCTCGCCGAACCCGACCCCGCCGCCCAGGCGGCCGTCGCCGCGGCGATCCGGGACCTGCCGGAGATCCGGCCGTCGAAGGCTGTGTTGCGGGACATGCTGGATCAGGCTGCACTCGACGTCCGGCTGTCGGATGAGCAGGTCGCGCGGCTGGTGGTGATGCTGCGCGACCAGCGGGTCCGGGAGGCGGTGTGGCTGGCCGCGACCAGCGACCGGGTGTGGCAGCGGGACCTGTGGCTGGACATCACCCGCCGCGTCCCCGACGACCACGCCGCCGCACCAGCGTTCCTGGCCGCGTGGTGCGCGTGGCTGCGCGGGGAGGACCCGCTCGCGCACGAAGCCGCCCGGCGGGCGCTGGCCGCAGACCCAGGCGCGCAGATGCCGAAGGTCATCATCGCGTCCATCCAGACCGGCATGCCCGCCCGTGACCTCATCGGCGTCTGGCCGCCGGCCACGACCGGCACGACGCCGGTGGTGCCAGCGTGA
- a CDS encoding IS256 family transposase yields MTTEITSGQEPAARPADAVTDEQLIAMLVDRARGDGLKLTGEGGLLQQLTKRVLESALDGEITDHVGYDKHDPAGRGSGNTRNGSRTKTVLTDVGPVEVRVPRDAAGTFEPQIVRKRQRRLTGVDDMVLSLSAKGLTHGEIAAHLAEVYGAEVSKQTISTITDKVMDGMAEWQNRPLDRVYPVVFIDAINVKIRDGQVANRPIYLAMAVTVDGHRDILGIWAGDGGEGAKHWLHVLTELKNRGVADVLMLVCDGLKGLPEAVETVWPRTIVQTCVVHLLRNSFRYAARQDWDKIAKALRPVYTAPTEDAAAERFLEFAEAWGRKYPAIVKLWENAWAEFVPFLAFDAEIRKVICSTNAIESVNARIRKAVRARGHFPNEQAALKCVYMALMSLDPTGAGRRRWTMRWKAPLNAFQIAFEGRLTPADN; encoded by the coding sequence GGCCGGCGGATGCGGTCACGGATGAGCAGTTGATCGCGATGCTGGTCGATCGGGCTCGTGGTGACGGGCTGAAGCTGACCGGTGAGGGTGGGCTGCTGCAGCAGCTGACCAAGCGGGTGCTGGAGTCAGCGCTGGACGGTGAGATCACCGACCACGTCGGCTACGACAAGCACGACCCGGCAGGTCGTGGCAGCGGGAACACCCGTAACGGCAGCCGAACCAAGACCGTGCTCACCGACGTCGGGCCGGTCGAGGTGCGAGTCCCACGCGATGCCGCGGGCACGTTCGAGCCGCAGATCGTGCGTAAGCGGCAGCGGCGGCTGACCGGCGTCGACGACATGGTGTTGTCGTTGTCGGCCAAGGGGTTGACCCACGGCGAGATCGCCGCGCACCTGGCCGAGGTCTACGGCGCTGAGGTGTCCAAGCAGACCATCTCCACCATCACCGACAAGGTCATGGACGGCATGGCGGAGTGGCAGAACCGGCCTCTGGACCGGGTCTACCCGGTCGTGTTCATCGATGCCATCAACGTCAAGATCCGCGATGGGCAGGTCGCGAACCGGCCGATCTACCTCGCCATGGCGGTCACCGTCGACGGGCACCGCGACATCCTTGGCATCTGGGCCGGTGACGGCGGTGAGGGCGCCAAGCACTGGCTGCACGTGCTGACCGAGCTGAAGAACCGCGGCGTCGCCGACGTGCTGATGCTCGTCTGCGACGGGCTCAAGGGCCTGCCGGAGGCGGTCGAGACCGTCTGGCCTCGCACGATCGTGCAGACGTGTGTGGTGCACCTGCTGCGCAACTCGTTCCGCTACGCCGCGCGCCAGGACTGGGACAAGATCGCCAAGGCGCTGCGGCCGGTCTACACCGCACCGACCGAGGACGCCGCGGCCGAGCGGTTCCTCGAGTTCGCCGAGGCGTGGGGCCGTAAGTATCCGGCGATCGTGAAGCTGTGGGAAAACGCCTGGGCCGAGTTCGTGCCGTTCCTCGCCTTCGACGCCGAGATCCGCAAGGTCATCTGCTCCACGAACGCGATCGAGTCGGTCAACGCCCGTATCCGCAAGGCCGTGCGAGCTCGCGGCCACTTCCCGAATGAGCAGGCCGCGCTCAAGTGCGTCTACATGGCCTTGATGAGCCTCGACCCCACCGGCGCGGGCCGAAGGCGCTGGACCATGCGCTGGAAGGCACCCCTGAACGCCTTCCAGATCGCCTTCGAAGGCCGGCTCACCCCGGCCGACAACTGA